A region of Paenibacillus sp. JNUCC-31 DNA encodes the following proteins:
- a CDS encoding chondroitinase-B domain-containing protein yields the protein MRIKSMKFIILICMLVALMPGTARAADTKFTIGSSDVTASGDDGNVPANTVDGDFLTRWSANGDVQWIQYDLGVNRKVSFIKIAFLSGSSRTSTFDILTSTDGSTFTTVSSGVVSSLVEGLQTFDFPDVDSTRYVRIVGHGNSSNLWNSYSEVELYGTASGNPPGASKLAITVPQLMASGDDGNIVAYTIDGDLNTRWSASGEGEWVQYDLGSSKRVEYVKIAFANGAERTFAFDIQTSYDGYNFSTVLPGAVSSLSNSLQTFDFADVAPVRYVRIVGHGNSVNAWNSLTEVEIYGSDSSGIGSEGTVIEVSTSTQLAAELATATAGKTIVLANGTYSRTSPFAVQNKNGTANAPIVIKAKNRGQAIISGGSGFRVENSSHVVLDGLKFTNTSNGAVVLEGSHHVRLTRNTFALPSSGSGLMWLQVRGTNSHHNRIDRNDFGLKSDTEPLIAYEGQDGSGQISQYDIIEYNYFHDVGPWVANGKETIRLGLSGLTLSHGYNTIQYNVFQNCDGEPEIISVKSSSNSVRFNTFRTSKGSLTLRHGHNNSVYGNFFLGDGVESDQEGIRMFGNDHKIYNNYFENLTGEAIYLPNGDFDGGTGGSPPSPTVEELRKQWKVYRALIVNNTIVNSKTGIVIGSGKAYAPQDSVVANNIVYNSTGTLYYEAATTNTLFQGNIGFGSTVSNRSRSSEQIRNINPLLTAVNGIQKLSASSPAMDAAVGTYAFVLADMDSQMRTTADVGADEYSGAPLLNRPLAADDVGLNTP from the coding sequence ATGAGAATCAAAAGTATGAAGTTCATTATTTTGATCTGTATGCTGGTTGCGTTAATGCCAGGTACGGCGAGGGCGGCTGATACGAAGTTTACAATTGGCAGCTCCGACGTGACGGCAAGCGGAGATGATGGCAACGTTCCAGCCAACACGGTGGACGGCGATTTCTTAACACGTTGGTCGGCGAATGGCGACGTGCAATGGATCCAGTACGATTTGGGTGTAAATCGCAAAGTGTCTTTCATCAAAATTGCATTTCTGAGTGGGTCAAGCCGCACTTCTACTTTTGATATATTGACGTCTACGGACGGTTCCACCTTTACGACCGTCAGCAGCGGAGTTGTGAGCAGCCTTGTGGAAGGTCTGCAAACGTTCGATTTCCCGGATGTCGATTCTACCCGCTATGTGAGGATCGTTGGGCACGGCAATTCTTCCAACCTGTGGAACAGCTATTCTGAAGTTGAACTCTACGGCACCGCGAGCGGAAATCCGCCAGGCGCAAGCAAGTTGGCGATTACCGTGCCACAACTTATGGCCAGCGGAGATGACGGCAATATCGTCGCGTATACAATCGACGGCGATCTTAACACGCGCTGGTCAGCGAGTGGCGAGGGGGAGTGGGTCCAATACGACCTTGGATCGAGCAAGCGCGTGGAATACGTGAAGATCGCCTTCGCCAACGGAGCGGAGCGAACTTTCGCTTTTGATATCCAGACTTCATATGATGGCTACAACTTCAGTACAGTGCTTCCGGGAGCAGTCAGCAGTCTGAGCAATAGCTTGCAGACATTTGATTTTGCCGATGTTGCCCCCGTCCGCTACGTTCGTATTGTTGGCCACGGCAACTCGGTGAACGCCTGGAACAGCTTGACCGAGGTCGAAATCTATGGTAGCGATTCAAGCGGTATCGGTAGCGAAGGGACGGTCATCGAAGTTAGCACTTCCACACAGTTGGCTGCCGAGCTTGCAACCGCTACGGCGGGTAAAACGATTGTGTTGGCAAACGGCACGTATTCACGTACAAGCCCGTTTGCTGTTCAGAACAAAAACGGCACTGCCAACGCGCCAATCGTTATTAAAGCGAAAAACCGCGGTCAGGCTATCATCTCGGGAGGGTCAGGCTTCCGCGTCGAGAACTCCTCGCATGTGGTGCTGGACGGATTAAAGTTTACGAACACAAGCAATGGCGCAGTGGTGTTGGAAGGCTCGCACCATGTGCGACTGACCCGTAATACGTTTGCGCTTCCAAGCTCGGGGAGCGGCCTAATGTGGCTGCAAGTGCGGGGCACGAACAGCCATCATAACCGCATCGACCGGAACGACTTCGGATTGAAGAGCGATACCGAACCGCTAATCGCTTACGAAGGACAGGACGGCTCAGGGCAAATTTCGCAATACGATATTATTGAATACAACTATTTCCATGATGTAGGCCCATGGGTAGCTAACGGCAAAGAGACCATTCGTCTCGGCTTGTCGGGTCTTACGCTCTCCCACGGCTATAATACGATCCAATACAATGTATTTCAGAATTGCGATGGAGAGCCGGAAATCATATCGGTCAAGAGCAGCAGCAATTCCGTGCGCTTCAATACGTTCCGCACGTCCAAGGGCAGCCTGACGCTGCGGCATGGCCATAACAACAGCGTATATGGAAATTTTTTCCTCGGGGATGGCGTGGAGTCGGATCAGGAAGGCATCCGGATGTTTGGCAATGACCATAAGATTTATAACAACTACTTTGAGAATTTGACTGGCGAAGCAATCTACTTGCCTAACGGCGACTTCGACGGCGGTACTGGAGGCTCCCCTCCAAGTCCGACGGTCGAAGAATTGCGTAAACAGTGGAAAGTTTACCGGGCGCTTATCGTCAACAATACAATTGTAAATAGCAAAACCGGTATCGTCATCGGCTCAGGCAAAGCGTATGCTCCGCAGGATTCCGTCGTGGCAAACAATATCGTATACAACAGCACCGGCACGCTTTATTACGAGGCGGCGACAACGAATACGCTGTTCCAAGGCAACATCGGGTTTGGCAGCACGGTAAGCAACAGATCACGCAGCTCGGAACAGATCCGAAATATCAATCCGCTGCTGACTGCGGTGAACGGCATTCAGAAACTGTCCGCGAGCAGCCCGGCAATGGATGCAGCTGTTGGGACATACGCGTTCGTGCTGGCGGATATGGACAGTCAAATGCGAACGACAGCAGATGTGGGAGCGGACGAATATTCCGGTGCGCCTCTACTGAATCGCCCGCTCGCGGCTGACGATGTGGGGCTGAATACGCCTTAG
- a CDS encoding glycoside hydrolase family 88 protein: MSNENVTLKPSELMTWWDKVKIKVDHMIEAGWTEAPHVSAAGKYDQIKVDQWISGFWPGILWILYDMTGEQRYREEAEPWDECMEQCYLRDNHFHHDVGFQFLPTSVIRYKLTGDPDARRRGLFAANYLAGRYNPAGQFIRAWPRNQTGWSIIDSMMNLPLLFWASEESDDPRFKHIAVAHADMVLRSFIRGDGSVHHIVIFDPETGEVERYDGGQGFAPQSSWSRGQAWALYGMSCAYRYTGEARYLNAAKGVAHYFISALADDDVPHWDFRAATDLTDEPRDTSAASCAASGLIDIAKQVAPEEAALYQRAATRILRSLSNNYSALDKPEYEGILLGATGHKPVNTNINVSLIYGDYYYIEALAKSKGWSQHIF, from the coding sequence ATGAGCAATGAAAATGTGACACTTAAACCATCCGAGCTGATGACTTGGTGGGATAAAGTGAAGATTAAAGTTGATCATATGATCGAAGCGGGCTGGACAGAAGCGCCGCATGTTTCGGCGGCGGGCAAATATGACCAGATCAAAGTGGATCAGTGGATTTCGGGCTTCTGGCCGGGCATTCTATGGATTCTGTACGATATGACTGGCGAGCAACGTTATCGGGAGGAGGCGGAGCCTTGGGACGAATGCATGGAGCAATGTTACTTGCGGGACAACCATTTCCATCACGATGTCGGCTTTCAGTTCCTGCCGACATCGGTTATCCGCTACAAGTTGACAGGCGACCCGGACGCTCGGCGGCGTGGGCTGTTCGCTGCCAACTATCTGGCGGGCAGGTACAACCCGGCAGGACAGTTCATTCGAGCCTGGCCCCGCAACCAGACGGGTTGGTCGATCATCGATTCGATGATGAATTTGCCGCTTCTGTTCTGGGCGAGTGAAGAAAGCGATGATCCGCGCTTCAAGCATATTGCGGTCGCCCATGCAGATATGGTGCTTCGCTCATTCATCCGAGGCGACGGATCGGTGCATCATATCGTTATCTTCGATCCGGAGACGGGCGAAGTGGAGCGTTATGATGGCGGACAGGGCTTTGCACCGCAATCGTCCTGGTCACGGGGCCAAGCTTGGGCGCTCTACGGGATGAGCTGCGCCTACCGCTATACGGGAGAAGCGCGATACTTGAATGCGGCGAAGGGGGTGGCACATTATTTCATCAGCGCGTTGGCTGATGACGATGTGCCGCATTGGGATTTCCGTGCGGCGACCGACTTGACGGACGAACCGCGCGACACCTCGGCGGCGAGCTGCGCAGCATCCGGCTTGATCGATATCGCGAAGCAGGTGGCTCCTGAGGAAGCTGCTTTATACCAGCGCGCGGCTACGCGCATTCTTCGCTCGCTGTCGAACAACTACAGTGCGCTCGACAAGCCGGAGTATGAAGGCATCCTGCTCGGCGCAACCGGTCATAAGCCAGTCAATACCAACATCAACGTTTCGCTGATTTACGGCGATTACTATTATATTGAAGCTTTGGCGAAGAGCAAAGGCTGGAGCCAGCATATTTTTTAA
- a CDS encoding carbohydrate ABC transporter permease: MRVSLGEHIFRVCNTLFLSALMIVTMYPILYVAFASFSEPALMMAHKGILWKPLGFSLETYWAVFSNPMILLGYRNTLFIVIVGVALNLLLTSFAAYALSRKTLQYRKQLTLFIVFTMFFSGGLIPFYLLVRGLGITDTLWALILPTAISAFNLIIMRTSFEAVPDALEESAKIDGANDFGILFRIFLPLCKPVLAVVGLYYGVSHWNSWFNAMIFLQDRSLYPLQLILREILIIGEANSMAEGASQDEIIILGETLKYATIMVATLPIFLVYPFLQKYFVKGALIGAIKG, encoded by the coding sequence ATGCGAGTAAGCTTGGGTGAACATATATTCCGGGTTTGCAATACGCTGTTTTTGTCCGCGCTCATGATTGTAACAATGTACCCCATTCTATACGTGGCATTTGCTTCTTTCAGCGAACCAGCGCTGATGATGGCGCATAAGGGCATCCTTTGGAAGCCGCTGGGCTTCTCACTTGAAACATATTGGGCGGTATTCAGTAATCCGATGATCCTGCTCGGCTACCGAAACACGTTATTTATTGTCATTGTAGGCGTGGCTCTTAATTTGCTGCTTACTTCCTTTGCCGCATACGCCTTGTCCAGAAAAACGTTGCAATATCGCAAGCAGCTTACGTTGTTTATCGTGTTTACCATGTTTTTCAGCGGTGGATTAATTCCGTTCTACTTGCTGGTCAGAGGGCTCGGTATTACAGACACACTGTGGGCGCTGATTCTGCCTACCGCAATAAGCGCATTTAACCTCATTATTATGCGAACATCGTTCGAGGCAGTGCCGGATGCGCTGGAAGAGTCGGCCAAGATCGACGGCGCCAACGACTTTGGCATTCTGTTCCGCATCTTCCTGCCGCTATGCAAGCCCGTGCTTGCAGTGGTAGGCCTGTATTACGGAGTAAGCCACTGGAACTCCTGGTTTAACGCGATGATCTTCCTACAGGATCGGTCGCTGTATCCGTTGCAGTTGATCCTGCGAGAAATTTTGATTATTGGCGAGGCAAACTCCATGGCGGAAGGAGCTTCCCAGGATGAGATCATCATATTGGGCGAGACATTGAAATACGCCACGATTATGGTAGCGACCCTTCCGATTTTTCTGGTCTATCCGTTTTTGCAAAAATATTTCGTGAAAGGCGCCTTGATCGGTGCCATTAAAGGTTAG
- a CDS encoding ABC transporter permease produces the protein MAQLKLGRSKVTHVGRLPLNIAKDIVKNKYLYMMLTPVLLYFIIFHYIPMYGSIIAFKDFNPRLGIGGSAWVGLEHFKDFFGGMYFWRVFKNTLMISLYDLIFGFPAPLILALLLNEVKNALFKRSIQTITYLPHFISLVIICGMIKDFTSSDGVINDIIAFFGGERVTMLLEPSFFRTIFVSSNIWQHIGWGTIIYLAALSAIDLEQYEACKIDGGGRWKQMLHVTLPGLLPVFFILLILDIGRIMSVGFEKVILLYNPTTYVTADVISSYVYRIGLQDFQFSFSSAVGLFNSVINFALVIGSNWISRKLNNTGLW, from the coding sequence ATGGCTCAGTTGAAGCTGGGACGCAGCAAAGTAACGCATGTCGGTCGTCTGCCGCTTAATATCGCGAAAGACATAGTTAAGAACAAGTATTTGTACATGATGCTTACTCCTGTTTTGTTATATTTCATTATTTTTCATTATATCCCGATGTACGGTTCAATTATTGCGTTCAAGGATTTTAACCCCCGGCTTGGAATTGGGGGCAGCGCGTGGGTAGGATTGGAGCATTTCAAAGACTTTTTTGGCGGGATGTATTTTTGGCGGGTGTTTAAAAACACGCTGATGATTAGCTTGTACGATCTCATTTTCGGTTTTCCCGCTCCGCTTATTCTCGCCTTGTTGCTAAATGAGGTGAAAAATGCGCTGTTCAAGCGTTCGATTCAGACGATTACGTATTTGCCGCATTTTATTTCGCTTGTCATTATTTGCGGTATGATCAAGGATTTTACGAGCAGTGACGGCGTCATCAACGATATTATCGCATTTTTCGGTGGTGAGCGGGTTACGATGCTGCTGGAGCCGTCTTTTTTCAGGACAATATTCGTTTCGTCGAATATATGGCAGCATATAGGTTGGGGTACCATTATTTATTTGGCCGCGCTGTCTGCGATCGATCTTGAGCAATATGAAGCTTGCAAGATCGATGGAGGTGGACGCTGGAAGCAGATGCTTCATGTTACTCTACCCGGTCTGCTCCCCGTTTTCTTTATATTGCTCATCCTGGACATTGGCCGAATTATGAGCGTTGGCTTTGAGAAAGTTATTCTGTTGTACAATCCGACCACGTATGTGACAGCGGATGTGATTTCCTCGTATGTGTACCGGATCGGGCTTCAAGATTTTCAATTCAGTTTCAGCTCCGCTGTCGGATTGTTCAACTCCGTGATTAACTTCGCGCTTGTTATCGGCTCCAACTGGATAAGCCGGAAGTTGAACAATACGGGTTTGTGGTAG
- a CDS encoding type 2 periplasmic-binding domain-containing protein: MAKNRNGKTRKRLQLTLGIVMVLSLLITACSSNGGSGNKDKTEPAQSAVGDGVSKGNEGSGKTVYPLDTKDTFSYWAPINGNLITFTTNLAEAPIGKAIAEATGVKVNYIHPTDGQAEEQFNLLLASSKLPDVLEYDWSIYPGGPEKAISDGVIIPLNDLIDQYAPNLKKMLEANPELDKMVKTDSGQYYVFPMVRNTEGLVFRGPMLRKDWLDELGLQLPVTIDDWHKVLTAFKEKKGAVAPLTALYANKMNLQDAFFGAYKTSHGFYIDDQGKVKYGPLDPQYKDVMTLFRQWYSEGLIDKDFPIVERNTLDKRLLNGESGATVFLLGGGMGKWLESGKAQNPAFDLVAAPYPVLKAGEKPFTGQLDFKYNPKASAAVTTSAKDLETIVKWLDFAFSEQGTMVYNFGVEGESYTMDNGVPKFTDMIVKNDKYTSQQMLAQYTVPNGPFPMHEQKTTNTFPQQDEAVQVWSETDAAKHVLPAFITPTVDESKKVARTMTAINTYLEEMFIKFVMGNEPLDKFDSFVKQLEDMGIREVIDIYQGALDRYNNR; this comes from the coding sequence GTGGCGAAAAATCGCAACGGCAAAACTCGTAAAAGGCTGCAGCTCACACTGGGGATCGTAATGGTACTTTCATTGTTGATAACCGCATGCTCCAGTAATGGCGGCTCCGGAAACAAGGATAAGACAGAGCCGGCTCAAAGCGCGGTCGGCGATGGCGTAAGCAAAGGCAACGAGGGATCGGGTAAGACGGTGTATCCGCTGGATACGAAAGATACTTTCTCGTATTGGGCTCCAATCAACGGAAACCTGATTACATTTACAACGAATCTGGCGGAAGCGCCAATCGGGAAGGCGATTGCAGAAGCTACCGGCGTGAAAGTGAACTACATCCACCCGACCGACGGTCAAGCTGAAGAGCAGTTTAATTTGTTGTTGGCTTCCAGCAAGCTGCCTGATGTACTGGAGTATGACTGGAGTATTTATCCGGGTGGACCGGAGAAGGCGATTTCAGACGGGGTTATCATACCGCTAAACGATTTGATCGATCAATATGCGCCTAACCTGAAGAAGATGTTGGAGGCTAATCCAGAGCTGGATAAAATGGTAAAAACCGACAGTGGCCAGTATTACGTCTTCCCGATGGTGCGCAACACGGAAGGATTAGTCTTCCGCGGACCAATGCTGCGCAAAGATTGGTTGGATGAGTTGGGGCTGCAATTGCCTGTAACGATAGACGATTGGCATAAGGTTCTGACGGCGTTCAAAGAGAAAAAAGGCGCTGTAGCACCACTGACTGCGCTATACGCGAACAAGATGAATTTGCAGGACGCGTTCTTCGGGGCATACAAAACGTCGCACGGCTTCTATATTGACGACCAAGGCAAGGTGAAATACGGCCCGTTAGATCCGCAATACAAGGATGTTATGACGTTGTTCCGCCAGTGGTATTCCGAAGGGCTGATTGATAAAGACTTCCCGATCGTCGAGCGCAACACGCTGGATAAGCGGCTTCTGAACGGCGAGTCCGGCGCAACTGTCTTCCTGCTGGGCGGCGGCATGGGCAAATGGCTGGAGTCCGGCAAAGCCCAAAATCCGGCTTTTGATCTCGTAGCAGCTCCTTATCCGGTATTGAAAGCAGGCGAAAAACCGTTCACCGGACAGCTCGATTTCAAATATAACCCGAAAGCAAGTGCGGCTGTGACGACATCGGCGAAAGACCTCGAAACGATCGTAAAATGGCTGGACTTTGCATTTAGCGAGCAAGGGACTATGGTGTACAACTTCGGCGTTGAAGGCGAAAGCTACACGATGGACAACGGCGTCCCGAAATTTACCGATATGATCGTAAAAAACGATAAGTACACTTCACAGCAGATGTTGGCGCAATATACGGTTCCGAACGGTCCATTTCCGATGCATGAGCAAAAAACGACCAACACGTTCCCACAACAGGACGAGGCGGTCCAGGTTTGGTCAGAGACCGATGCGGCGAAACATGTTTTGCCCGCGTTCATTACGCCTACTGTAGATGAGAGCAAGAAGGTAGCGCGGACGATGACGGCAATCAACACGTATCTGGAAGAAATGTTTATCAAATTTGTAATGGGGAACGAGCCGCTCGACAAGTTCGACAGCTTTGTGAAGCAGCTGGAAGATATGGGGATTCGCGAGGTAATCGACATCTATCAAGGCGCCTTGGACCGCTACAACAACAGATAA
- a CDS encoding AraC family transcriptional regulator yields MAQTRNRWTIYLKQLRHKNRSVFLTWMLSYVSVLLVPILISGVIYGATLNVVKAEINRANQSILLQMEQAIDSQFKGIENLSLEVSLNRRIGAFISADTNLSDSDHYDIYQIANDLRLYEIANDFLEGIYIYYKNSDTVIARNNRINIESLYDHIRLEEHMPFHSFRAYFDQWYIKGYHSVVVSEENEWRPTVMYAQNVNSTIMNQPGAVLLFMIDRSKLLEQASVPEKGTIFILDEDNRFIASTGESLSEPALLYGDMPEESGQLEIETAGRQLVASYTTSSITGWKYVMTLPTNVYHQKMNVVEQLTIASILLCLIVGGGVTYWLLKRNYLPIHALIQSLSFKAGFTFDRGSNEYSFLEQALSSTFHEKEELHYKLNQHNNTLRSHFLQRLLKGQLDSHIPLYESFSAYDLRFPLGGFSVILLRIEHFGKFHRKNEDQVHNKRLLHFLIANVVEEVARKSVNAYAVELDQELLACIVNHQLASPAEQRGELMHIAEETMSFISNHAHVQLTAAISAQQKGEYGIFQAFQEAIEAMEYRIIAGSGGIIHYGDLSGNDNPGAAPGGYFYPLKAEQQLIAMVREGQLDKAKVFVGEIIQKNVTTEPFPFHTTKCLMFDLMATLQKVIGEIRIAGKPDMPDGVRAIERLMQCQTVGEMRSKLYDMLELLCDYVNNNREYCSNPLIDKVMKYVNEYYQDENLNISMIGEAFSMTPSYVSKLFKDLTGESLLDYINKTRLVQAKLLLTDGEYTVSEISLKVGYNDVNTFHRIFKKFEGITPGRYREVK; encoded by the coding sequence ATGGCCCAAACTCGAAACCGGTGGACAATCTATCTGAAGCAGCTCCGGCATAAAAATCGCAGCGTATTTCTGACCTGGATGCTTTCCTACGTCTCGGTGCTGCTCGTGCCCATTCTGATCAGCGGCGTTATATACGGCGCGACGCTGAACGTTGTAAAGGCTGAAATTAACCGTGCCAATCAATCTATTCTTCTTCAGATGGAGCAAGCTATAGATAGCCAGTTCAAAGGAATCGAGAATCTAAGCCTCGAGGTGAGCCTCAACAGACGAATCGGAGCATTTATTTCGGCCGATACCAATCTGTCTGATTCAGACCACTACGATATATACCAAATCGCTAATGATTTGCGGCTATACGAAATCGCTAACGATTTTCTTGAAGGCATTTATATTTACTACAAAAATAGCGATACGGTCATCGCCCGCAACAACCGTATAAACATCGAATCGTTATATGACCATATTCGCCTTGAAGAGCATATGCCGTTCCATTCGTTTCGAGCATATTTTGACCAATGGTACATTAAAGGCTACCACTCCGTTGTTGTGTCTGAAGAGAATGAGTGGCGGCCTACGGTCATGTATGCTCAAAATGTAAACTCAACAATCATGAACCAACCTGGAGCTGTCTTACTGTTCATGATTGACCGCAGCAAGCTGCTTGAGCAGGCTTCGGTGCCTGAGAAAGGTACGATCTTTATTCTGGATGAAGACAACCGGTTCATTGCGTCTACGGGCGAGTCGCTGTCGGAACCTGCTCTACTATACGGCGACATGCCGGAAGAATCGGGACAACTTGAGATCGAGACTGCCGGTCGCCAGCTTGTTGCATCCTACACTACCTCTTCCATTACGGGATGGAAATATGTGATGACACTGCCGACGAACGTATATCACCAGAAGATGAACGTGGTAGAGCAATTGACGATCGCCAGCATCTTGCTTTGCCTTATTGTTGGCGGTGGCGTGACGTATTGGCTCCTCAAGCGAAACTACCTACCGATCCATGCGCTGATCCAGAGCTTGTCGTTCAAGGCGGGTTTTACCTTTGATCGCGGCTCCAATGAATACTCGTTTCTGGAGCAGGCGCTGAGCAGTACCTTCCATGAGAAGGAGGAGCTTCATTACAAGCTGAATCAGCATAACAATACACTTAGATCGCACTTTTTGCAGCGACTGCTGAAGGGGCAACTCGACAGCCATATCCCGTTGTACGAATCATTCTCAGCTTATGATCTGCGTTTCCCGCTGGGCGGGTTTTCTGTTATTTTGCTGCGCATCGAGCATTTCGGCAAGTTCCATCGGAAGAATGAGGATCAGGTCCATAACAAGCGGTTGCTGCACTTTCTGATCGCCAACGTGGTCGAGGAGGTCGCGCGAAAGTCAGTGAACGCCTATGCGGTAGAGCTGGACCAAGAGTTGCTCGCCTGCATCGTCAACCATCAGCTTGCATCGCCGGCGGAGCAGCGGGGGGAGCTGATGCACATCGCTGAAGAAACGATGTCGTTCATTTCCAATCATGCCCATGTCCAGTTGACCGCCGCTATCAGCGCACAACAGAAGGGCGAATATGGCATCTTCCAGGCGTTCCAGGAAGCGATTGAGGCGATGGAATATCGTATCATTGCAGGCAGCGGGGGAATTATTCATTATGGGGACCTGAGCGGCAACGACAACCCGGGGGCTGCTCCAGGTGGTTATTTTTATCCGCTCAAGGCTGAGCAGCAGTTGATCGCTATGGTTCGCGAGGGGCAGCTCGATAAGGCGAAAGTGTTCGTCGGGGAGATCATTCAGAAAAATGTGACGACGGAGCCGTTTCCTTTTCATACAACCAAATGTCTCATGTTCGATCTAATGGCTACGCTGCAAAAAGTAATCGGCGAAATCCGCATCGCGGGCAAGCCGGATATGCCTGACGGAGTGCGCGCCATCGAACGCCTGATGCAATGCCAGACGGTAGGGGAGATGCGCAGCAAGCTTTACGATATGTTGGAGCTTCTGTGCGACTACGTTAATAATAACCGTGAATACTGCAGCAATCCGCTAATCGATAAGGTCATGAAATATGTCAACGAGTATTACCAGGACGAGAACCTGAACATTTCGATGATCGGGGAAGCGTTCTCCATGACACCGTCGTATGTTTCCAAACTATTCAAGGATCTCACCGGCGAATCCCTACTCGATTATATTAACAAGACGCGGCTGGTGCAGGCCAAATTGCTGCTAACCGACGGGGAATATACGGTCAGCGAAATATCGCTGAAGGTTGGTTACAACGATGTGAATACCTTCCACCGCATATTCAAAAAGTTTGAAGGGATAACGCCCGGGCGCTACAGGGAAGTCAAGTAG
- a CDS encoding polysaccharide lyase 6 family protein, which produces MTTIYWVASSDELAAAIGRAEPGSSILLADGVYDRNEDYIIEGKVGSDTEILSIRAINKGKATIAGESSIRILNSAYIEVWGLHFQVRQRESIILDGSRHVRIARNRFEPRQVGAEYSLLSVMGSGSGWNRIERNEFGPKADLGPLVIFDGDGGQISQHDVIEYNYFHHIGPRVVNGLEAIRLGLSGISLSNGYITIQHNLFENCDGEPEIISVKSCYNTVRHNTFLNSAGQVTARHGHGNRFHNNVFIGDGVKEEMGGFRIYGNDHHIFDNYMENLTLDALLIDGGNYDGGPDGYPEAPTQEELRKHWRVYRASVVNNTIVNCRHGITLGKRVPYAPEQCVIAYNQICGKEQSAIYEYRPSPAICINNHKADVADIRCPAILTRIDVGPDSE; this is translated from the coding sequence ATGACTACTATTTATTGGGTAGCGAGTAGCGACGAGTTGGCGGCAGCCATTGGCCGGGCAGAACCTGGTTCTTCGATCTTGTTGGCAGACGGCGTTTACGACCGGAATGAAGACTATATTATTGAAGGCAAAGTGGGATCGGACACCGAAATATTAAGCATACGCGCTATAAATAAAGGAAAAGCGACGATAGCTGGAGAATCAAGTATACGCATCTTGAACTCTGCTTATATAGAGGTATGGGGGCTGCATTTCCAGGTCAGGCAGCGCGAATCTATCATTCTGGATGGTTCGCGGCATGTGAGGATTGCGCGGAATAGATTTGAGCCGCGACAGGTTGGGGCGGAGTATAGCCTGCTGTCTGTGATGGGAAGCGGCAGCGGCTGGAACCGGATCGAACGTAACGAGTTCGGGCCAAAGGCCGACCTCGGACCGCTCGTTATTTTTGATGGCGACGGTGGACAAATCTCACAGCATGATGTCATTGAATATAATTATTTTCATCATATTGGCCCGCGTGTCGTGAATGGGCTTGAAGCGATCCGGCTCGGCCTGTCCGGCATCTCTCTGTCGAACGGCTATATTACAATTCAACACAACCTATTTGAAAATTGCGACGGAGAGCCCGAGATTATTTCGGTAAAAAGCTGCTATAATACAGTTCGGCACAACACATTCCTTAACTCAGCCGGCCAAGTGACAGCCCGTCACGGACATGGTAATCGCTTTCATAATAATGTGTTTATCGGCGATGGCGTGAAGGAAGAAATGGGCGGATTTCGCATTTACGGCAACGACCATCACATTTTTGATAATTATATGGAAAACTTAACGTTGGATGCGCTGCTCATTGACGGCGGCAACTACGATGGCGGACCGGATGGCTATCCCGAGGCGCCGACGCAGGAGGAGCTGAGGAAACATTGGCGCGTCTATCGCGCCAGTGTAGTGAACAATACGATTGTCAATTGTCGTCACGGCATTACGCTCGGCAAGCGGGTTCCTTATGCGCCGGAGCAATGTGTAATCGCTTACAATCAAATATGCGGCAAGGAGCAGTCGGCCATTTATGAATACCGGCCGTCTCCGGCGATTTGTATTAACAATCATAAAGCGGATGTCGCGGATATTCGTTGTCCGGCTATTCTGACAAGAATTGACGTCGGTCCCGACTCCGAATAA